The region CATTACTGCCATCGCTATTTCCCTCCTTCGATATTACGCGGTTCAGCTTCCGAAATCTTCAGCGGCACGGCCTTCTGTACGGCCGTACGCTGAGCCTCCTCCAGGTCTAAAAATTTCTTTCCTCCGAAATACTGGGCGGCAACCATGTCGCGGATTTCGTTGAAGGCCCGGGTGAGTTCGTTCTGAACCATGATGTAACGGTTGTAACTGGTACCACGGTCGTTCTGGAGAGAAACCACTCCCTTGCTGACGGGGAAGTTCCCGATCAGGTCGATTTTGGTTACCTCTTTCTCAGGCAAGTTGGGATCGTCGGCCGGATTGAGGACGAACTCCTTCACTTTGTCTTTGAGCTGGGTGATATCCATCCGTTCACCGCCGACCATGATGTCGTCGAACTTACTTACGAACACCAGCAGGATGTTTCTCTTTTTGACATCCATGGCCTGCTGGGGCTGTGTCTCGTCGGGCATCGGGGGAAGAACCCGCTGGATACCCGAATCGACGTTCATGGTCGTGGCTACCAGGAAGAAGATCAACAGCAGAAAGGCAATATCCGCCATCGAACCTGCATTGATTTCCTGAACTTTTCTACTAGCCATTCCTTGTGGTTTTTACCTTAAAGTCTATTTAAAAGCATTCCGTATTTCGCCTCCGATCGCCGCCAGAATGGCTACGGCCAGTGCGATATAGGTCAGATAGAGTCCCGTGTCGCTGATTTTCAGCACAGCAGAATCCTCGAAGAATCCGCCCGCAGAATTGACAACCGGAGCGTCACTACTCAGAGCATAGCAGATTGCGGCCAATACGACCACGATGCCCAGCCCTACCAGCGAACGAACGGCTCCTTTGGGGTTCTTCACCAGATTGAACAGCGGCAGGATGATCACCGCAGCTACTGCGATTCCCAGCAGGATATATCCCCAGATCAGCATCGGGTCCACGTCACCGAGGCCCAGGAAATACATGGCCACCGTGATGACGGAGATTGCGATGAGGATATACTGTATGATTGATAGATTCTTCATGGCAGGTTATTACTTTTTGCTGTATTTGGTCAGGATGTCAACCAGCGTGATCGAGGTATCTTCCATGGTAACCACCAGCGAGTCGATCTTCGATACGATGTAGTTGTAGAACAGCTGCAGAACCACAGCGGCAATCAGACCGGCCAGCGTCGTCAGAAGGGCCACCTTGATACCGCCAGCCACCAGTGCCGGGGAGATGTCGCCGGCTGCCTGAATGGCGTCGAATGCGTCCACCATACCGACAACGGTACCCATAAATCCCAACATAGGAGACAGGGCGATGAACAGCGAGATCCACGACAGGCCGCTCTCCATCTGGCCCATCTGAACCGAACCATACGATACGACCGATTTCTCGACTACGTCCAGACCTTCGTCGTAACGGCTCAGACCCTGATAGAAAATGCTGGCGACGGGACCGCGGGTGTTGCGGCAAACCTCTTTGGCAGCTTCGATACCGCCGTTGGCCAGAGCCTCTTCAACATTGGCGATCAGTTTTTTGGTATTGGTGGTGGCCAGGTTCAGGTAGATCACGCGCTCGATCACAACGGCCAGACCCAGCACGAGGCAGAGGAGGATAGGGGCCATCCAGCCTGCACCGCCCTCGAGGAACTTCTGTTTGATAACCTGATGCAGCGGGGTGCCCTCGACGGCGGTCTCGGGATTGACTGCGGTAGCTTCCTCAGCAACGGCTACCTCTTCGGTGACCTGTTCCGTAGCGGCGGTGTCTGCCGTAGCAGCGTCTTGTGCGAAAGCATTCACTGTACCCAGGCTGAGCGCCCCGGCCACTGACAAAATCAAAAACAGTTTTTTCATAGTTAGAGTTGAATTAATTAGTACTTATTCTTTTTTTGTTTGTCGTTTGAGATTAAGCGGTAAAAAATTTTCGTTAATTTTTTTGCGGAGAAAGCGGGATTCGAACCCACGATACCCTTTTGGGGTATACGCACTTTCCAGGCGCGCACCTTCAGCCACTCGGTCATTTCTCCATATTACACATCAGAACGTGGATTCATACGTTTGGTAATCAACGCATTGAGAGGATGAATTCATCCTTTTCCGGAGCGCTTTTCCCGAAAAAGCCGCACAAATCTTTGCGAAATATAGGAAAAAAAATCTTTCCAAAAAAGAATTAGTCGCTAATTTCTCCCCGCAGGGAACTTTTTAGGCGTACCGAGAGCTCTTCCGGGGAAGGCCGGCCGCCCAGCACGACCATCAGTTTGGTGACGGCAGCTTCGGTGGTGATGTCGCGGCCGCTCACCACGCCGATCTCCTGCAGGCGGAGCCCTGTTTCGTACAAATCCATCGAGACGCTTCCGCCCGGACACTGGGTGACGTTCATCACCACTACGCCCCGTCCGATCGCTTCGGCCACGGCGCGGATGAACCACTCGTCCGTGGGCGCGTTTCCGGCCCCGTAGGTTTCCAGTACGATTCCCCGGATGCCTCCGATCGAGAGCATGGCCCGGAAGGCCGATTCGGTCAGTCCCGGGAAAATCTTGAGAATCAGTACGCCCGTATCGAGTGTGGTGGCGATCTCCAGCGTCTGTGCGGGGCGTTCCGGACGGCGGATGAACGGGGTGTTGTAATGAATGCTCACGCCCACCTCCGCCAGCGGCGGATAGTTGTCCGACCGGAAGGCGTTGAGCTGTTCGGCGCTGTGTTTGGTGGTCCGGTTGGCCCGGAACAGCCGGTTCTGGAAGTAGAGGCACACCTCGGGTACGGCGGCGGCGCCGTCTCTCTTCGCGGCGGCGATCTCGATGGCGGTGATCAGGTTCTCCCGGCCGTCGGTGCGCAGCACGCCGATCGGGATCTGGCTGCCGGTGAAGACGACCGGTTTGCCGAGGTTGCCGAGCATGAAACTCAGGGCCGAGGCCGTGTAGGACATGGTGTCGGTGCCGTGCAGGATGACGAAGCCGTCGAACGCGCGGTAGTTGTCGCGGAGCATCCGGGCCAGCTTCACCCAGAGTTCCGGGGTGACGTTCGAGGAGTCGATCGGTTTGAGGGTGATTACTTCGATATCGACGTTCAGTTTCCGCAGATAGGGGAATTCGTCGTAGATGTCGTTGAAGTCGAAGGGAACGAGTGCTCCCGTCCTGGGATCGGTCTTCATGCCGATGGTCCCTCCGGTGTAGATCAGCAGAATCGAAGCGTTTTTCATGGATCGTCTCTCTTTTTCCGGTTTTTCCGCGCGGCAGGGTGTTCCGGCTGCCGGGAAGTCCGTGGAACAAATGTAGTAAAATCGGTGTAAAAACAAGAGACCCATGCCGTTTTTGTCCGGCACGGGTCTCTGTTTCGGGATATGTGGGGCCCGCCGCCTTTCCTGCGCGGCGGCCGGGAGGGACTGCGGTTACAGCACCGTCACCCAGCCGTAGGGATCGGGTGTCTCGCCCAGCTGCAGCTGGCGCAGGGCATGGTAGAGCTTTTCGCTCCACGGCCCCGCCTTCGTCCCGTCGCCGTAGACCACGGTCTTGCCGCTGACGGGATCGAATACCGAACCGATCGGGGAGATCACGGCGGCCGTTCCGCAGGCGCCGGCCTCCTCGAACGTGGGCAGTTCGGCCACGTCCACCGGACGGCGTTCCACCTTCAGTCCCATGTCTTCGGCCAGCTGCCGCAGGCTCTTGTTGGTGATCGAGGGGAGCACCGAGTGGGAATCGGGGGTGATGTAGCTGCCGTTGCGGATGGCGAAGAAGTTCGCCGCCCCGCATTCGTCGATGTATTTCTTGTGGCAGGCGTCGAGGTAGAGCACGCCGGGATAACCTTTCGCGTGGCCCATCTCGCCCGAAATCAGGCTGGCGCCGTAGTTGCCGCCCGCCTTGATGTGGCCCGTTCCGAGCGGCGCGGCACGGTCGTGGTCGCGGTCGATGATCACCTTGATCGGGTGGAATCCCTCCTTATAATAGGGGCCCACGGGCATGACGAAGACGATGAACAGGTATTCGTCGGCCGGATGCACGCCGATCTGCGGACCCGTGCCGATCAGCAGCGGCCGGATGTAGAGCGAGGCGCCCGTGCCGTAGGGGGGGACGAAACGTTCGTTGGCCAGCACCACTTTTTTGACGGCCTCGGTGAACATCTCCACCGACGGGGCGGCCATGCAGAGGTATTCGGCCGAGGAGATCATGCGCTTGGCGTTCTCGTCCACGCGGAAAAGCCGGATGCGTCCGTCCTTGCCGCGGAAGGCCTTGAGCCCTTCGAAGCACTCCTGTCCGTAGTGCAGGCAGGATGCGGCCATGCTCATCGAGATGTTCTCGTCGGTCGAGAGGGTGAGCTCCTCCCATTTGCCGCCGCGGAAATAACTCCTGACATTGTAATCCGTTTTCCGGTAGCCGAAACCCAGATTACCCCAATCCAAATTTTCCATAACGTTATCGGTTTGTGTTAGCTATCCTACTGTGGCGCCGCTGTTGACGGCTGCGGAGGGAGAGAGGAGCACCAGTTTGCCCAGCGCGTCCTCGCCCATGAGGATCATGCCCCGGGAGAGGATGCCTTTCAGCTCGCGCGGTTCCAGATTGACCAGCACCAGCACCTGACGGCCGACCAGCTCCTCAGGCGTGTAGTATTCGGCGATGCCCGAGACGATCTCCCGCCTGTCGATGCCCGTGTCGACGGTCAGTTTGAGCAGTTTCTTGGTCTTGGCCACCTTTTCGGCAGCCAGGATGGTCGACACGCGGATGTCCATCCGCTGGAAATCGTCGAACGACACGCTCTCCTTCTGCTCGGTCACCTTCTTGCTGGCCTCGCGTTCCTGGTTGGCCCGTTTCGTGTCGGCCAGCTTCTGCAGCTGGCGTTCGATCACGCTGTCCTCGATCTTCTCGAAGAGCAGCTCCGCCTTGCCGATGCGGTGGCCGGCGGGGAGGATGTCCGCCGTGCCGAGCTTCTCCCAGCCCAGTTTCTCCACGGCCAGCATGTCCAGTATCTTGGCCGCCGTGAAGGGCATGAACGGCTCGACGGCGATGGCCAGGTTGGCCGTGATCTGAAGGGCGACGTTGAGGATCGTGGCCACGCGCTCCGGATCGCTCTTGACCACCTTCCACGGCTCGGTGTCGGCCAGGTACTTGTTGCCCAGCCGGGCGATGCCCATGGCGTCCTTGAGCGCTTCGCGGAAACGGTAGTTCTCGATGTTTTCCTCCAGCGACTTTTTCAGCGCAGGCAGTTCGCCCAGCGTGTCGCGGTCGTAGTCGGTGAGGGCTCCGGCAGCCGGGACCGCCCCCCCGAAATATTTGTCGGTCAGCACCAGCGCCCGGTTGACGAAGTTGCCCAGCACGGCCACCAGTTCGTTGTTGTTGCGGGCCTGGAAGTCCTTCCACGTGAAATCGTTGTCCTTGGTCTCGGGAGCGTTGGCGCAGAGCACGTAGCGCAGCACGTCCTGTTTGCCGGGGAACTCCTCCAGATATTCGTGCAGCCAGACGGCCCAGTTGCGCGAGGTGGATATCTTGTCGCCCTCCAGGTTGAGGAACTCGTTGGCCGGCACGTTTTCGGGCAGGATGTAACCCCCGTGGGCCTTGAGCATCGACGGGAAGACGATGCAGTGGAAAACGATGTTGTCCTTGCCGATGAAGTGGACCATCTTGGTGTCCTCGCTCTTCCAGTATTTCTCCCAGTCGGGGGTCAGCTCCTTGGTGGCCGAGATGTAGCCGATCGGGGCGTCGAACCATACGTAGAGCACCTTGCCCTCGGCGCCTTCCACCGGAACGGGAATGCCCCAGTCCAGGTCGCGGCTCACGGCGCGGGGCTGAAGACCCAGGTCGAGCCAGCTCTTGCACTGCCCGTAGACGTTCACCTTCCACTCCTTGTGCCCTTCCAGAATCCACTTGCGCAGGAATTCCTCGTAGCGGTCCAGCGGAAGGTACCAGTGGCGGGTCTCCCGCATCACGGGCACCGAGCCGGTGATCGTGCTCCGGGGGTTGATCAGGTCGGTGGCCGCCAGCGAACTGCCGCACTTCTCGCACTGGTCGCCGTAGGCACG is a window of Gallalistipes aquisgranensis DNA encoding:
- a CDS encoding ExbD/TolR family protein, translated to MASRKVQEINAGSMADIAFLLLIFFLVATTMNVDSGIQRVLPPMPDETQPQQAMDVKKRNILLVFVSKFDDIMVGGERMDITQLKDKVKEFVLNPADDPNLPEKEVTKIDLIGNFPVSKGVVSLQNDRGTSYNRYIMVQNELTRAFNEIRDMVAAQYFGGKKFLDLEEAQRTAVQKAVPLKISEAEPRNIEGGK
- a CDS encoding MotA/TolQ/ExbB proton channel family protein; translated protein: MKKLFLILSVAGALSLGTVNAFAQDAATADTAATEQVTEEVAVAEEATAVNPETAVEGTPLHQVIKQKFLEGGAGWMAPILLCLVLGLAVVIERVIYLNLATTNTKKLIANVEEALANGGIEAAKEVCRNTRGPVASIFYQGLSRYDEGLDVVEKSVVSYGSVQMGQMESGLSWISLFIALSPMLGFMGTVVGMVDAFDAIQAAGDISPALVAGGIKVALLTTLAGLIAAVVLQLFYNYIVSKIDSLVVTMEDTSITLVDILTKYSKK
- a CDS encoding asparaginase, which encodes MKNASILLIYTGGTIGMKTDPRTGALVPFDFNDIYDEFPYLRKLNVDIEVITLKPIDSSNVTPELWVKLARMLRDNYRAFDGFVILHGTDTMSYTASALSFMLGNLGKPVVFTGSQIPIGVLRTDGRENLITAIEIAAAKRDGAAAVPEVCLYFQNRLFRANRTTKHSAEQLNAFRSDNYPPLAEVGVSIHYNTPFIRRPERPAQTLEIATTLDTGVLILKIFPGLTESAFRAMLSIGGIRGIVLETYGAGNAPTDEWFIRAVAEAIGRGVVVMNVTQCPGGSVSMDLYETGLRLQEIGVVSGRDITTEAAVTKLMVVLGGRPSPEELSVRLKSSLRGEISD
- a CDS encoding branched-chain amino acid aminotransferase; this translates as MENLDWGNLGFGYRKTDYNVRSYFRGGKWEELTLSTDENISMSMAASCLHYGQECFEGLKAFRGKDGRIRLFRVDENAKRMISSAEYLCMAAPSVEMFTEAVKKVVLANERFVPPYGTGASLYIRPLLIGTGPQIGVHPADEYLFIVFVMPVGPYYKEGFHPIKVIIDRDHDRAAPLGTGHIKAGGNYGASLISGEMGHAKGYPGVLYLDACHKKYIDECGAANFFAIRNGSYITPDSHSVLPSITNKSLRQLAEDMGLKVERRPVDVAELPTFEEAGACGTAAVISPIGSVFDPVSGKTVVYGDGTKAGPWSEKLYHALRQLQLGETPDPYGWVTVL
- the metG gene encoding methionine--tRNA ligase, whose amino-acid sequence is MKKFKRYLVTSALPYANGPVHIGHLAGVYIPSDIYTRYLRLRGEDVISVCGSDEHGVPITIKARQEGVTPQDIVDKYHNIIKKAFEGLGMSFDIYSRTSSPVHHRTASDFFRTLYDKGVFTEQTTMQYYDEEAGQFLADRYIMGTCPHCQNDRAYGDQCEKCGSSLAATDLINPRSTITGSVPVMRETRHWYLPLDRYEEFLRKWILEGHKEWKVNVYGQCKSWLDLGLQPRAVSRDLDWGIPVPVEGAEGKVLYVWFDAPIGYISATKELTPDWEKYWKSEDTKMVHFIGKDNIVFHCIVFPSMLKAHGGYILPENVPANEFLNLEGDKISTSRNWAVWLHEYLEEFPGKQDVLRYVLCANAPETKDNDFTWKDFQARNNNELVAVLGNFVNRALVLTDKYFGGAVPAAGALTDYDRDTLGELPALKKSLEENIENYRFREALKDAMGIARLGNKYLADTEPWKVVKSDPERVATILNVALQITANLAIAVEPFMPFTAAKILDMLAVEKLGWEKLGTADILPAGHRIGKAELLFEKIEDSVIERQLQKLADTKRANQEREASKKVTEQKESVSFDDFQRMDIRVSTILAAEKVAKTKKLLKLTVDTGIDRREIVSGIAEYYTPEELVGRQVLVLVNLEPRELKGILSRGMILMGEDALGKLVLLSPSAAVNSGATVG